The sequence below is a genomic window from Marispirochaeta sp..
ACCCGATCAGCATAAAGTCGGCGCCGGTTTCTTCGCCCAGACGCTTAATCGTCTCCTGGGAGGCCTCGAACTGCTGGTCCTCTTTTTCCGCCCGCACACCGGAGCGTTCATCGGGGTTGGCAACAAAGGTGATCTGCCCGCCGTTGATAAGCTCCCGCTCGATATCCTTGACAAAGGGGGTGGTATCGATATGTTCGTTGCTTCTGTTACGCATGGCGCCGACAATAAGAACCGGTTTGCGTCCCTGGGCCGCGCGGAAATCGCCAAGCCAGGGCCGGGAGCTCATGTCCCGGATCATCTCTTCGGCCACAAGACGACTGTCCGTATCGTTCCAGCGTCCGCTCAAATCGGTTTGAGTATCCGCGGCAGTCCGCTCGACAGAAACGCCGGATGTCGCGCAGCCGGCTACAATAAAGACCACAGCAATAATAAGAAGACTAAGCTTTGCCCTCATAACTAATTACAACTCCTTTTTCCAGATAATCTTTTGAAATCATAGACAAACATATACCACGGGTCAAGGTAAAAGTCAGCCAGATGAAGAATCAGGGGGAAAAAGTACTTACGAACAAAAATGGTGAAGCAGGAGACCGGACTCTGTTGTTTATATTAGAGAAAGCATAGTATATTCAAGGAGATGGACATGGAACATTTGGCGGAAATTCTTGAGCAGGAGCTCGAGGAAGCCTTTGAAGTAAAAAACAAAGGTTCCCTGCACCGCTATGTAACCCTGCTGGCGGAAAATCTTGCCCGGAGAGAACAGAACGACAAGGAGCACAGTGAGTTCCGGGAGGTTTTTCTGCGTATTGATACGCGGATTGAAGAAGGCTTCAGGCGCATGGATGAACGGTTCGCCGCTGTGGACAAGCGTTTTGAAGACATGCAGCGGACCATGGATCAGCGTTTTGAGGCCATGCAAAATAACATGAACCTGCGCTTTGAGTCTCTTCAGCAATCCATGGCCGATCGGTTCATCGCGGTAGACAAACGTTTCGAAGACATGCAGAAAAACATGGACCTGCGCTTTGAGTCTCTTCAGCAATCCATGGCCGATCGGTTCATCGCGGTAGACAAACGTTTCGAAGACATGCAGAAAAACATGGACCTGCGCTTTGATGCCGTGCAAAAAAACATGAACCAGCGCTTTATCGATGTAAACCGGAAGTTCGACATGATGTTCAGGTTTATGTCCATCGGCTTTGTGTCCCTTGCGGTCCTGATGTCGATATACCAGTTTCTATCCTGATTTCTTAAAAGAACGTGCAATTCAACAGGGTTGCATAAGCGGTCATTATTTCCTATCATCCATTCCGGCACACACGCAGAAGGAAAACGGATTGAAGGACAAACAGACAATTCCGGATTCGCAGAATATCGGCAGACACATTCGAAAGCTCAGAAAGCTTCAGCACCGCACGTTGCAGGATGTGGCCGACAATTGCGGCTTTACCAAGAGCCTGCTTTCCAAGATCGAAGGCGGCAAGATAGTCCCCCCGGTGGCAACACTGATCAAGATTGCATCCGCCCTGCATACCAATATCTCGGGACTTATTGCCGAGGGAAACAGCCGGGATTGCGTTTTTGTTCCCGCCGCAAAGAACGGGAGGTCTCCGGTCCCCACGGAAAGCGGCTACTCCATCCTTCCACTGGCAGTCGAGATGCCCGGCAAGAAGATGCAGCCGGTTCTGATAACCGTACGCCCTGAGGATCTGAACGACAAGGTCCACAGCCATGAGGGAGAGGAGCTGATCTTTGTGCTGGAAGGGGTACTGGAGTTTCAGGTGGATTCGGAAATCTACACCCTGAACCCCGGAGACAGCATCTTTTTTAACTCCATAATTGAACACCATATTACCGGCGTGCATTCTGATTACGTAAAATTCCTTGATATATTCAATTAGAGCCTGTTATCTTTAGCATCGGATACAAAATCAGGTTCTGCTCTGCGTTTTGCTGCAATAAAAAGCTTTATCTTCAACAATTTTCAAGAAAACACGATTGACAATTCAACTATGTTGAATATACTTGCATATGCAGGATGTTCCTGATATTTCAGCCGTTATCCGGAATCATACATGATACGGCTTGCACACAATAGAATAATTTTTACAGGAGTTTTTTTTATGAAAATGATGAAGATCGGAAAATCCGGAATCGAAGCTTCCGCCCTGGGCCTGGGTGCGTGGGCAATCGGCGGGGACAGCAACTGGGGTCCCAGCGACGATACCGAATCGATCAAGACAATACACCGGGCCCGTGAGCTGGGGATTACCCTGGTAGACACCGCCCCGGCCTACGGCCTGGGACACAGCGAAAAGGTTGTGGGCAAGGCCCTTAAAGGGCGCCGGGACCAGTACGTACTGGCAAGCAAGTGCGGAATCCGCTGGGACATCGACGAGGGCGGCCTTTTGATGGAGCGGGACGGTGTAAAGATCGTACGTAACGCGAGCCCCGCCCGGCTGGCAGAAGAGATTGAATTGAGCCTGAAGCGGCTGGATACGGACTACCTGGACATCTACATTGTCCACTGGCAGGCCACCGAGGACTACCCCTTCCCCATAAGCGATACCATGGGCTATTTGATGGAACTCAAGGCCCAGGGCAAGATCCGGGCAATCGGCGCCTCCAACCTGAACCGGGACCAGTTTATGCAGTA
It includes:
- a CDS encoding penicillin-binding protein activator LpoB → MRAKLSLLIIAVVFIVAGCATSGVSVERTAADTQTDLSGRWNDTDSRLVAEEMIRDMSSRPWLGDFRAAQGRKPVLIVGAMRNRSNEHIDTTPFVKDIERELINGGQITFVANPDERSGVRAEKEDQQFEASQETIKRLGEETGADFMLIGSITSQVDAVEGKKATLYQVDMELINIETMEKVWIGSKKIKKLVEQSKARW
- a CDS encoding XRE family transcriptional regulator, which translates into the protein MKDKQTIPDSQNIGRHIRKLRKLQHRTLQDVADNCGFTKSLLSKIEGGKIVPPVATLIKIASALHTNISGLIAEGNSRDCVFVPAAKNGRSPVPTESGYSILPLAVEMPGKKMQPVLITVRPEDLNDKVHSHEGEELIFVLEGVLEFQVDSEIYTLNPGDSIFFNSIIEHHITGVHSDYVKFLDIFN
- a CDS encoding aldo/keto reductase, with translation MKMMKIGKSGIEASALGLGAWAIGGDSNWGPSDDTESIKTIHRARELGITLVDTAPAYGLGHSEKVVGKALKGRRDQYVLASKCGIRWDIDEGGLLMERDGVKIVRNASPARLAEEIELSLKRLDTDYLDIYIVHWQATEDYPFPISDTMGYLMELKAQGKIRAIGASNLNRDQFMQYVNNGQLDLIQEKYSMLDRGVEEKFFGLCKEHDVTFQAYSPLERGVLTGKYGPESTVNMGLAKSKIKWYHKENLARIVELKEKWQPLLEKYGCSMTELVLAWTMSQGTGDNVNVLGGARTIPQIEQNAGGGNISIDSADLAVMRKDVEAIS